A single genomic interval of Lucilia cuprina isolate Lc7/37 chromosome 2, ASM2204524v1, whole genome shotgun sequence harbors:
- the LOC124420873 gene encoding uncharacterized protein LOC124420873, protein MVTHWSSYALLRNLKFLDEPSYRLNRDDSLQLIRKDIQKHIKTAYERNQHYYNIRTRPQRFTVGQEVLRRNFVQSNAADRFNAKFAPLFVKAKVKAKLGNHYYQLEDLQGKQIGTFHAKDIRI, encoded by the coding sequence ATGGTGACCCATTGGTCATCATACGCCTTATTGCGAAACCTTAAATTTTTAGATGAACCCTCATATCGTTTAAATAGAGATGATAGTTTGCAATTAATAAGAAAAGATAttcaaaaacacattaaaacagCATATGAGAGAAATCAACATTATTATAACATACGAACTCGACCCCAAAGGTTTACGGTAGGCCAAGAAGTTTTACGTCGTAATTTTGTCCAAAGCAATGCTGCGGATCGGTTCAATGCCAAATTTGCTCCTTTATTCGTAAAAGCTAAGGTAAAGGCTAAGCTGGGAAATCATTACTACCAACTCGAAGATCTACAGGGTAAACAAATCGGCACATTTCATGCTAAAGATATTCGGATATAA